In the genome of Pseudoalteromonas rubra, one region contains:
- a CDS encoding substrate-binding periplasmic protein — protein sequence MRFTFLFVFIVALIPLSGHATAIRFVAEDLPPYHYLDPSGKPTGALVEVARQLLAQTGLQGQIEIMPMARALHEMRAKDNTLLLSWLKTPERAQNYRFLGVMCHAQAYLIGLKDRTFSLQDLNSARQHRVSTIRGYYSERFLRAAGYSEDHELVLVSHYQTLWHMLFKGRTDLVLTNAQTINKELSALGLPADQVERKLAVPAFPSELHLATSLDFNQQQANQLMNALASLKDSGKYQQILSQWQLN from the coding sequence ATGCGTTTTACGTTTTTATTCGTTTTTATTGTTGCTCTGATACCCTTATCCGGCCATGCCACAGCCATCCGCTTTGTCGCGGAGGACCTCCCCCCTTACCATTACCTGGATCCAAGCGGTAAACCCACAGGCGCTTTGGTTGAGGTTGCCCGGCAATTGCTCGCACAAACCGGATTGCAGGGTCAAATCGAGATCATGCCAATGGCACGTGCACTGCATGAAATGCGGGCTAAAGACAATACGCTGCTGTTATCCTGGCTAAAGACCCCGGAGCGAGCTCAAAACTATCGGTTTCTGGGTGTCATGTGCCACGCTCAGGCCTATCTGATTGGCCTTAAAGACCGTACATTTTCTCTTCAGGATTTAAACAGTGCCAGACAACATCGCGTCAGCACCATTCGCGGATATTACAGTGAAAGATTTTTACGTGCTGCCGGCTACTCAGAAGATCACGAGTTAGTTCTGGTATCCCATTATCAGACCTTGTGGCACATGTTATTCAAAGGGCGTACTGACTTAGTTCTCACCAATGCACAAACCATCAACAAAGAGCTCAGTGCACTGGGGTTACCTGCAGATCAGGTGGAACGGAAACTGGCAGTACCAGCCTTTCCTTCAGAGCTGCATTTAGCAACCAGTTTAGACTTCAATCAACAACAGGCCAACCAGCTGATGAACGCACTGGCAAGCCTGAAAGACTCCGGCAAATACCAGCAAATCCTGTCTCAATGGCAGCTCAATTAA
- a CDS encoding nucleotidyltransferase domain-containing protein, translating into MTVSRADNKGNEQHLVTTVINADIHAEIMRRIAAAEQEHDVKVLFAVESGSRAWGFASPNSDYDVRFIYAHKKAWYLSVDLEARRDVIEYPIVDEIDINGWDIRKALKLFWKSNPTLIEWLQSPIVYVDDGHFASAARALLPHIASSHKGIYHYLNMAKGNYRGYLQTAKVPLKKYFYVLRPLLAIKWLEAYDEPAPIEFKVLRRLVADNSVLDNALSELVEKKRMSEEKVIGPAIPVINAFIESELARHKAFSAGNRKREVNYDALNELLRATLNRLECR; encoded by the coding sequence ATGACAGTAAGCAGAGCCGATAACAAGGGTAATGAACAACATCTGGTTACAACAGTAATAAATGCGGATATCCACGCCGAGATCATGCGCCGTATTGCCGCAGCGGAACAAGAACACGATGTCAAAGTGCTATTCGCCGTCGAGTCCGGGAGCCGGGCATGGGGGTTTGCGAGCCCAAACAGTGATTATGACGTGCGCTTTATATACGCGCATAAAAAAGCGTGGTATTTGTCTGTCGACCTTGAGGCGCGTCGGGATGTGATTGAGTACCCCATCGTGGATGAAATTGATATCAATGGGTGGGACATCAGGAAGGCACTTAAACTTTTTTGGAAGTCAAACCCGACATTGATTGAATGGTTACAGTCGCCGATTGTTTATGTAGATGATGGTCACTTTGCGTCAGCTGCCAGGGCGTTATTGCCCCATATTGCTTCGTCTCATAAAGGTATTTACCACTATCTGAATATGGCGAAAGGGAATTACCGTGGCTACTTACAAACGGCAAAGGTGCCGTTGAAAAAGTATTTCTATGTACTCAGACCGCTATTAGCAATCAAGTGGCTGGAGGCCTACGATGAACCTGCACCTATTGAGTTTAAGGTACTGCGAAGACTGGTTGCGGACAATTCGGTGCTGGACAATGCGCTTTCAGAATTGGTTGAGAAGAAGCGTATGAGCGAGGAAAAAGTGATAGGGCCCGCAATACCAGTGATCAATGCGTTCATTGAATCGGAGCTGGCTCGTCACAAAGCATTTTCGGCAGGCAATAGAAAGCGTGAAGTGAACTACGATGCGTTGAACGAGTTGTTGCGCGCAACTTTAAACAGGCTCGAATGCCGATGA
- the rtcA gene encoding RNA 3'-terminal phosphate cyclase: MQFLEIDGAQGEGGGQVLRTALTLSILTNTPIELNNIRANRNRPGLLRQHLTSVRAAQQICDATTEGVELGASRIRFTPGKVKSGVYHFSIGTAGSTVLVCQTILPVLALADGPSSVTFEGGTHNGMSPSLCFFKESYLPVLKEMGVTCQTQTRSLGFYPAGGGHWQLTIEPTAAFKQVALTSVDSEVELSQARCGLKALMSDLPDSIGQKEIAAARKALGWQDAESDVEQHQTNGRGNSFQIKIKGEHNTCVFEQIGELGVSAERVAKRCAGRVKQFLRSGAVVDAYLADQLLVPMALAGGGEFTTTEPSLHTRTNITVIRQFLDIDIDVQQETETRWKIVVGTKSS, from the coding sequence ATGCAATTTTTAGAGATTGATGGCGCACAGGGTGAGGGCGGCGGGCAAGTGTTACGTACCGCGCTTACTTTGTCGATTCTGACTAATACACCAATTGAGCTCAACAACATCAGAGCAAATAGAAACAGGCCGGGGCTGTTGCGTCAGCACCTTACTTCTGTAAGGGCTGCACAGCAAATTTGTGACGCTACGACAGAAGGGGTTGAGCTGGGGGCGAGTCGGATCCGATTTACACCAGGAAAAGTAAAGTCCGGTGTCTATCATTTTTCGATAGGGACCGCTGGCAGTACTGTGCTGGTATGCCAAACCATTTTACCAGTATTGGCCTTAGCGGATGGACCCTCAAGTGTCACCTTTGAAGGGGGAACACACAATGGTATGTCACCCTCATTGTGCTTTTTTAAAGAGTCTTACCTGCCGGTCTTGAAGGAGATGGGGGTAACCTGTCAGACGCAAACCCGTTCTCTTGGTTTTTACCCAGCCGGTGGTGGTCACTGGCAATTGACGATTGAGCCTACAGCGGCTTTTAAGCAGGTAGCATTAACGAGTGTGGACAGCGAGGTTGAGTTGAGTCAGGCGCGCTGTGGCTTAAAGGCACTTATGAGTGATTTACCGGACTCTATCGGTCAAAAGGAAATTGCGGCGGCACGAAAAGCGCTGGGTTGGCAAGATGCTGAAAGTGACGTTGAGCAACATCAAACAAATGGTCGGGGCAATAGTTTCCAGATCAAAATCAAAGGTGAACACAATACTTGTGTGTTCGAACAAATAGGTGAGCTGGGGGTTTCAGCAGAGCGGGTGGCCAAGCGTTGTGCGGGCAGGGTTAAGCAGTTTTTAAGATCCGGTGCGGTAGTTGATGCCTATCTGGCGGATCAGCTCTTAGTGCCAATGGCGTTAGCGGGTGGAGGAGAATTTACCACCACAGAGCCAAGTCTGCACACCAGAACTAATATCACTGTGATCAGACAATTTTTGGACATTGATATCGATGTGCAACAAGAGACAGAGACGCGCTGGAAAATTGTGGTTGGGACCAAATCCAGTTGA
- a CDS encoding tetratricopeptide repeat-containing sensor histidine kinase: protein MLIRCVIWVGLLLSNAVLAASFTEAEFEQIRAEIRTTSAQSPLVAIKITNEMLARHDKQLSTRQKIRLLYGKAWFQIQTDNIEEAIVTLSQCKKMSAEVSDPTILFSYYSLTAGALTRMSMYERALENYLESYRLADLMDTELYLRQTENNIGNVYLKLGRYTDARVYFERFYEDARDRELPQQMGVGLNNLGEAYFGLGEFEKALVLHTDSLALREEHNLTYHSSWSHHNLGKTYLALDKPELAKQHLIAAVELRKQSNAEADSIGPQIELVRLKIAQGAKEDLVPLLNDVIALSDKYERFQEKVDAYQLLVDYYQQIQDWKSALQAADLYMQSKFDFLQRQAETGVAFYAAQMNLAMKERDIAKLTQENAVYQLHTQAAKDQLVLVLIAAIIIVVLILYFMRRIKAKNQALTETLQNLKATQKQLLESEKMSAMTTLVSGMAHQLNTPLGLVVTSASCLEDKLKEISSLLSDQKLSAGQLKAFLEEASEMLTLTAKNSSRAAELIARFKMVAATLDASEAVHFDVLEYLKQRAELIVQSLDKPTELDVFGDSVQLYSYPETLLKVVSQLVNNSCSHGFINQASGNISIEVIDEDEVIKLVYQDNGVGISETDQQQMFDPFYTSQLGQGKLGLGLNIVYNSVVQVLKGEISYVHQSGGAKFVIVIPKSKA, encoded by the coding sequence ATGCTGATACGGTGTGTGATCTGGGTAGGGTTATTGCTTAGCAATGCGGTATTGGCTGCGTCATTTACGGAAGCAGAGTTTGAACAGATAAGGGCAGAGATCCGCACTACATCAGCGCAGTCGCCGCTGGTTGCAATCAAAATTACCAATGAAATGCTTGCCAGGCACGATAAGCAACTTTCAACCAGACAAAAAATCAGGCTGCTGTATGGCAAAGCCTGGTTTCAGATCCAAACCGACAACATAGAAGAAGCCATTGTGACGCTGTCTCAGTGCAAAAAAATGAGCGCTGAGGTGTCAGATCCCACCATTTTGTTTAGTTACTACAGTCTGACAGCTGGTGCGCTAACTCGGATGAGCATGTATGAGCGGGCGCTGGAAAACTACCTTGAAAGTTACAGGCTTGCCGACCTGATGGACACCGAACTGTATCTCAGACAAACCGAAAACAACATTGGCAATGTGTATCTAAAACTGGGCCGTTATACGGATGCCAGGGTCTACTTTGAGCGTTTTTATGAGGACGCCAGAGACAGAGAATTACCGCAACAAATGGGCGTCGGACTAAATAACCTCGGAGAGGCTTACTTTGGTCTGGGAGAGTTTGAAAAAGCACTCGTATTACATACCGACAGCCTTGCACTCAGGGAAGAACACAATCTGACTTACCACAGCTCCTGGTCTCATCATAATTTAGGCAAAACGTATTTAGCGTTGGATAAACCAGAACTGGCAAAGCAGCATTTAATTGCAGCGGTTGAACTGCGTAAACAGAGCAACGCTGAGGCAGATAGCATTGGTCCTCAGATTGAACTTGTCAGATTGAAAATTGCACAAGGTGCAAAAGAAGATTTGGTTCCCTTGCTCAATGACGTCATCGCATTGAGTGATAAGTATGAGCGATTTCAGGAAAAAGTCGACGCATACCAGTTGCTGGTTGATTACTATCAGCAGATCCAGGATTGGAAAAGCGCGTTGCAGGCAGCTGATTTGTACATGCAGAGCAAATTTGATTTCCTGCAACGGCAGGCTGAAACCGGTGTGGCATTTTATGCAGCTCAAATGAACCTGGCGATGAAAGAGCGAGATATTGCAAAGCTGACGCAAGAAAATGCGGTGTATCAGCTTCATACTCAGGCGGCGAAAGACCAGCTGGTTTTAGTGCTGATAGCCGCGATAATCATTGTTGTGTTGATCTTGTACTTTATGCGTAGAATAAAGGCTAAAAACCAGGCATTAACAGAAACCCTGCAAAATCTGAAAGCAACCCAAAAGCAGTTACTGGAATCTGAGAAAATGTCAGCGATGACAACACTGGTGTCCGGGATGGCGCATCAGTTGAATACGCCACTAGGGCTGGTGGTTACTTCTGCATCTTGCCTTGAAGATAAGCTAAAAGAAATCAGTTCCTTACTGAGCGATCAAAAACTCAGTGCCGGCCAGTTAAAGGCATTTCTGGAAGAAGCCTCTGAGATGCTCACTTTGACGGCAAAAAACTCCAGTCGGGCAGCAGAACTGATAGCGCGTTTTAAAATGGTCGCTGCAACGCTCGATGCGAGTGAAGCGGTACACTTCGACGTGCTGGAATACCTCAAACAGCGCGCTGAGCTAATAGTCCAGAGCCTTGACAAGCCAACAGAGTTGGACGTATTTGGCGACTCTGTTCAGTTGTATTCTTATCCCGAAACTTTGCTTAAAGTGGTGTCTCAGCTCGTTAATAATTCGTGTTCCCATGGGTTTATTAACCAGGCTAGCGGTAACATCTCAATAGAAGTTATAGACGAAGATGAAGTCATTAAATTGGTTTATCAGGATAATGGGGTGGGGATCAGTGAAACTGATCAGCAGCAAATGTTCGACCCATTTTATACCAGCCAGCTCGGGCAAGGTAAGCTGGGCCTTGGGTTGAATATTGTGTATAACTCCGTGGTACAGGTGCTAAAAGGCGAAATAAGCTATGTACATCAAAGTGGCGGCGCCAAATTTGTCATTGTAATCCCAAAGTCAAAAGCTTAG
- a CDS encoding O-antigen ligase family protein: protein MRSNGMNAGVPWTGVLIILVSVLISIVSSDAFFYKFDVPKWIVFDFFICASLAYAYIKKVDIEISRLGWLSIVLLLLMFASLLHAVNYYEGVSFILRYAGSVLLSYYLLKSVWHRYGLKLLFDIIIFSSIIFSLFYIESRVIDYELVHVTEFSSFGFVNNLGQVLNIWLPVLVAAILYQRKVNTRSVCGTLSFIVCICALLESGTRGTILGLLLGEIVLFLLILNKLKHRAFTYLIITFSLIVGAVGYSQLDSYLGGRLNKKIQSVQNLETGRTDLFANTFDMILDKPLGVGVNNFEYIHPKYAKLGTEEASPMVGEKVVLKTPHNILLKFYSETGWLGGLVFSAILALILFKSMVNAYYGNQSDRWLLVAVVSTLFHSLFTALFLTPGSLFFAILLFSFVLYRNKALIGENTARTRLVSSNCLPVLLIIYAGFFSTNHLASYYAHTGYMSGNQEDMQRSFKLNPYDSKALFDYYILQRHLYKDHEKALSALERFLPLYPYHTSGLLASAELMIQRHDYAGAMKKLDFLLIFYPDLKRAQEMKVIAKKQLGQPTLL, encoded by the coding sequence TTGCGTAGTAATGGAATGAACGCTGGCGTCCCCTGGACTGGTGTACTAATTATTCTTGTTTCGGTGTTGATATCAATAGTTTCTTCGGATGCTTTTTTTTATAAGTTTGATGTACCCAAGTGGATCGTATTCGATTTTTTCATCTGTGCCTCCCTGGCTTACGCGTATATTAAGAAGGTTGACATTGAAATAAGCCGCTTAGGTTGGCTGAGTATTGTTTTACTGCTCTTGATGTTTGCGTCGTTATTGCATGCCGTTAACTATTATGAAGGAGTCTCGTTTATCCTTAGATATGCTGGAAGCGTGCTGCTCTCATATTATTTGCTAAAAAGCGTATGGCACAGGTATGGCTTAAAATTACTGTTTGATATTATCATATTTTCTTCAATAATTTTCTCGCTGTTCTATATTGAATCCAGAGTAATTGATTATGAGTTGGTTCATGTTACGGAATTTTCCTCGTTTGGCTTTGTCAATAATCTAGGTCAGGTTCTCAATATTTGGTTACCTGTTCTCGTTGCAGCAATATTGTATCAGAGGAAAGTAAATACGCGTTCTGTCTGTGGTACTTTGTCTTTTATTGTTTGTATTTGCGCGTTACTTGAGTCAGGCACCCGTGGAACAATTTTAGGTTTGCTTCTGGGGGAAATTGTTTTATTTTTACTGATCTTAAATAAGTTAAAGCATCGTGCATTCACATATCTAATAATTACTTTTAGCTTAATTGTTGGAGCGGTCGGATATAGCCAGTTAGATAGTTATTTAGGTGGAAGGCTAAATAAAAAAATACAGAGCGTGCAAAACTTAGAAACAGGGCGAACAGATCTGTTTGCCAACACGTTTGACATGATCCTTGATAAACCACTTGGGGTTGGGGTCAATAATTTTGAGTATATCCACCCGAAATACGCGAAGCTTGGTACTGAAGAAGCATCGCCTATGGTGGGTGAAAAAGTAGTACTGAAAACACCACATAATATACTTCTGAAGTTTTATAGTGAAACTGGCTGGCTCGGTGGTTTAGTGTTTTCTGCGATACTCGCATTGATATTATTTAAATCGATGGTTAACGCTTATTATGGGAATCAAAGTGATAGGTGGCTACTTGTTGCAGTGGTCTCAACTTTGTTTCATTCACTGTTTACTGCACTCTTTTTGACACCCGGAAGCTTGTTTTTTGCAATACTCTTGTTTTCATTTGTACTCTATAGAAATAAGGCGTTAATTGGCGAAAACACAGCTAGAACGCGGCTTGTTAGCTCAAATTGTTTGCCTGTTTTATTGATTATATATGCTGGCTTTTTTTCAACCAATCATTTGGCGAGTTACTATGCCCACACTGGGTATATGTCGGGCAATCAAGAAGACATGCAACGAAGCTTTAAGCTAAATCCTTACGATAGCAAAGCGTTATTTGACTATTATATCCTTCAGAGACACCTGTACAAAGATCATGAGAAGGCGCTAAGCGCATTAGAACGTTTTCTTCCATTGTATCCTTATCATACGAGTGGGCTTCTTGCGAGCGCTGAACTTATGATACAGCGTCATGACTATGCAGGAGCAATGAAAAAACTAGATTTTCTTCTAATATTTTACCCTGATCTAAAGCGCGCTCAGGAAATGAAAGTCATTGCGAAAAAGCAATTGGGACAGCCTACTTTACTTTGA
- the rtcR gene encoding RNA repair transcriptional activator RtcR yields MSKKTIAVSLIGSQLDFVGKRVDRWSKWRPNISLCSQEHLVIDELHLLHDNHSERLANNVAVDIESISPETQVQLYNINFIDPWDFEEVYAKLYDWCQQQTYDTDNNEYLFHITTGTHVVQICSFLLTESRHFPGRLIQTSPDKANNNKSIGRVQIIDLDLSKYDQLATRFDHEHLEGKEFLKGGIHTKNKGFNQLITQIEKVAIRSCDPMLLTGPTGAGKSQLATRIFQLKKRRSKLKGDLVSVNCATLKGENAMAALFGHTKGAFTGAQKERSGYLLSADQGMLFLDEIGELGQEEQAMLLHAIENKSFHPVGSDSTVNSDFQLIAGTNKDLRLEVAKGRFREDLLARINLWTFKLPALRERLEDIPANIDYELDIYAQKNTQRVQFNKEARLAFEQFAMSHEALWSANFRDLSSAITRLCTLADSSRISINDVNGEIHRLTSAWQNTEDRTAPNLLSSYLSAEQISSLDNFDIQQLNYVISVCKRHTSMASAGRELFNVSRTKKSQVNDSTRLQKYLTKFGLTWSQLH; encoded by the coding sequence ATGAGCAAAAAGACGATTGCTGTTAGCCTGATTGGTTCACAACTGGACTTTGTTGGCAAGCGTGTTGACCGATGGTCCAAATGGCGGCCCAACATTAGCTTGTGTAGCCAGGAACATCTCGTTATCGATGAACTACACCTGTTACATGACAACCACTCTGAGCGTTTGGCAAATAATGTTGCGGTAGACATAGAAAGTATCTCTCCGGAAACCCAGGTCCAGTTGTATAACATTAACTTTATTGACCCCTGGGACTTTGAAGAGGTCTATGCCAAACTGTATGACTGGTGCCAGCAACAGACATACGATACGGACAATAATGAGTATCTGTTTCACATCACAACGGGTACGCACGTTGTGCAGATCTGTAGCTTCCTACTAACCGAAAGCCGTCACTTCCCGGGCCGGTTGATCCAGACTTCGCCGGACAAAGCGAATAACAACAAGTCCATCGGGCGTGTTCAGATCATTGACTTAGATCTCTCCAAATATGACCAGCTTGCTACCCGGTTTGACCATGAACACCTTGAAGGTAAAGAATTTCTCAAAGGGGGCATTCATACTAAGAACAAGGGCTTCAACCAACTCATTACGCAAATAGAGAAAGTTGCTATTCGTTCTTGTGACCCCATGTTATTAACCGGGCCAACCGGGGCAGGTAAAAGCCAGCTGGCCACTCGGATCTTTCAGCTCAAGAAGCGAAGGTCAAAATTAAAAGGCGATTTGGTCTCAGTAAACTGCGCGACATTGAAAGGTGAAAATGCCATGGCTGCCCTATTTGGCCACACCAAGGGGGCATTTACAGGTGCGCAAAAAGAACGCAGCGGCTATCTGCTCAGTGCCGATCAGGGCATGTTGTTTTTAGACGAAATTGGCGAGCTGGGTCAGGAAGAGCAAGCCATGTTGCTTCATGCGATTGAGAATAAGTCCTTTCATCCTGTTGGCAGTGACAGCACGGTCAACAGTGATTTCCAGTTAATCGCGGGCACCAACAAAGATCTAAGACTTGAAGTCGCGAAAGGCCGGTTCAGAGAAGATCTGCTGGCACGTATCAACCTTTGGACCTTTAAGTTGCCAGCACTGCGCGAGCGCCTGGAGGATATTCCGGCCAATATTGATTATGAACTTGACATATATGCCCAGAAAAACACGCAACGGGTGCAGTTTAATAAAGAAGCCAGACTGGCATTTGAACAATTTGCGATGTCACATGAGGCACTTTGGTCTGCTAATTTTCGGGATTTGAGCTCTGCAATTACCCGCTTATGTACCCTGGCCGATTCTTCCCGTATTTCAATCAATGATGTGAATGGAGAAATTCACAGGCTTACAAGCGCATGGCAAAACACCGAAGACAGAACAGCCCCGAATTTGCTGTCCAGCTACCTCTCGGCGGAACAAATCTCATCACTTGACAACTTTGATATTCAACAACTTAACTACGTAATCTCGGTTTGCAAGCGTCACACCAGTATGGCGTCTGCCGGTCGGGAACTATTTAATGTAAGCCGAACTAAGAAATCACAGGTGAATGATTCGACCCGATTACAGAAGTACTTAACCAAGTTTGGGTTGACCTGGTCTCAATTACACTAA
- a CDS encoding class I SAM-dependent methyltransferase, translating into MTVTALSTLLHHLSQQTLPNEVRRLFHGRGRCYPGLEQITIDWLQGQLLISLFKEHEQQWLDALKSELLKLIESQPWAERVSAVILQHRYASGAPVELLYGELSAMPVVNEQGLKFGLSLGAKQNMGLFLDMRLGRQWVKGQSDGKRVLNLFSYTCGFSVAALDGNAEHVVNLDMSKAALKQGKVNHQLNGHDVSKVSFLGHELFKSWGKVKKQGPYDLIIIDPPSFQKGSFALTKDYQRILRRLGDLLTEQGSVLACVNSPDVSAQFLIDEMAREAPQMQFESRLPNPPEFPDINEDSSLKCLVFKTKSV; encoded by the coding sequence ATGACAGTCACAGCACTTTCCACCTTATTGCACCACCTTTCTCAACAGACGTTACCCAATGAAGTGCGTCGTCTTTTCCATGGTCGGGGTCGCTGTTACCCGGGGCTTGAACAAATTACGATAGATTGGCTGCAGGGGCAGCTCCTGATCTCTTTATTTAAAGAACATGAGCAGCAATGGCTTGATGCGCTTAAATCTGAATTACTGAAATTGATTGAGTCTCAGCCATGGGCCGAGCGGGTTTCAGCTGTGATACTGCAACATCGATATGCCAGTGGTGCGCCTGTGGAACTGTTATATGGTGAGCTGTCAGCCATGCCTGTTGTAAATGAACAAGGCCTGAAATTCGGTTTATCTCTGGGTGCCAAGCAAAACATGGGGTTGTTTTTAGACATGCGACTGGGACGCCAGTGGGTGAAAGGCCAGTCTGACGGTAAGCGTGTGCTGAACTTGTTTTCTTATACCTGTGGTTTTTCGGTTGCTGCGTTGGACGGAAATGCAGAACATGTTGTGAATCTCGACATGTCTAAAGCCGCGCTAAAACAAGGTAAAGTAAACCACCAGTTAAATGGTCATGATGTAAGTAAGGTGTCGTTTCTTGGTCACGAATTGTTTAAATCCTGGGGTAAAGTGAAGAAACAGGGTCCCTATGATTTAATCATCATTGATCCTCCTAGTTTTCAGAAGGGCAGTTTTGCGCTGACAAAAGATTATCAGCGGATCTTAAGACGTCTGGGTGATTTACTGACTGAGCAGGGAAGTGTGCTGGCATGCGTTAATTCTCCTGACGTGAGTGCCCAGTTTTTGATAGACGAAATGGCCAGGGAAGCACCGCAGATGCAATTTGAATCAAGATTGCCAAATCCGCCAGAATTTCCCGACATCAATGAGGACAGCAGTCTAAAGTGCCTGGTTTTTAAGACCAAAAGCGTTTAA
- a CDS encoding RtcB family protein, translated as MSRNYNVIENEGMATIKAWTKGVPFEEQAQQQLKNIASMPMVHSHIAVMPDVHMGKGATIGSVIPSVDAVIPAAVGVDIGCGMVATKTTLTASQLPDNLSGIRHAFEAAIPHGRTGNKRRQRDKGAWHTIPEVVAAQWKTLEARFERICEKHPAIRRSNHVNHLGTMGTGNHFLELCLDENNAVWIMLHSGSRGVGNRIGTYFIELAKKEMERHQVNLPDMDLAYLSEGSEYFDDYVEAVEWAQDFARKNREIMMLNAIAALRKAIPVEFSTAELAVNCHHNYISREEHFGKACFVTRKGAVRVEKGEMGIIPGSMGARSFIVRGLGNPESFNSCSHGAGRVMSRTKAKKVYSVKDQIEATQGVECRKDEAVIDEIPHAYKDIEKVMDAQKDLVEVVYTLKQVVCVKG; from the coding sequence ATGAGTAGGAATTACAACGTAATAGAAAACGAGGGCATGGCCACGATTAAGGCATGGACTAAAGGGGTGCCGTTTGAAGAGCAAGCGCAACAGCAATTAAAAAATATAGCCAGCATGCCAATGGTGCATTCGCACATTGCGGTGATGCCTGATGTGCACATGGGGAAGGGAGCAACAATAGGAAGTGTGATCCCTTCGGTTGATGCGGTGATCCCGGCTGCGGTTGGCGTGGATATTGGGTGCGGCATGGTGGCAACAAAAACCACACTGACCGCCAGTCAGCTTCCGGATAATTTATCAGGTATTCGCCACGCCTTTGAGGCCGCAATACCCCACGGCAGGACGGGCAATAAGCGCAGGCAAAGAGATAAGGGAGCCTGGCATACAATTCCTGAAGTCGTTGCAGCGCAATGGAAAACGCTTGAAGCACGGTTTGAGCGGATCTGTGAAAAGCATCCGGCTATTCGTCGGAGTAATCACGTAAATCACTTAGGTACAATGGGCACTGGCAACCACTTCCTGGAGTTGTGTCTGGATGAAAACAACGCCGTGTGGATTATGCTTCATTCAGGAAGTCGTGGGGTTGGAAACCGGATCGGCACCTACTTCATCGAACTGGCTAAAAAAGAGATGGAGCGGCATCAGGTTAATCTGCCAGATATGGACTTAGCTTACTTATCTGAAGGTAGCGAATATTTTGATGATTATGTGGAAGCGGTGGAATGGGCGCAGGATTTTGCCAGGAAAAATCGGGAGATCATGATGCTCAATGCGATTGCAGCGCTGCGCAAAGCAATCCCGGTTGAGTTTTCTACCGCTGAGCTGGCCGTTAATTGCCATCACAACTACATCTCGCGAGAAGAACACTTTGGTAAAGCGTGTTTCGTGACTCGCAAAGGGGCAGTGAGGGTCGAGAAAGGAGAGATGGGTATTATTCCGGGAAGTATGGGCGCCCGTTCATTTATTGTCAGAGGGCTGGGTAATCCAGAGAGTTTTAATAGCTGTAGCCACGGTGCCGGCAGAGTAATGTCCCGGACTAAAGCGAAGAAAGTATACAGCGTAAAAGATCAAATTGAAGCGACTCAGGGCGTAGAGTGTCGTAAGGACGAAGCGGTCATTGATGAGATACCGCACGCCTATAAAGACATAGAAAAAGTTATGGATGCGCAAAAAGATCTGGTTGAAGTGGTTTATACCCTGAAGCAAGTCGTTTGTGTGAAAGGGTAA